One genomic region from Drosophila subpulchrella strain 33 F10 #4 breed RU33 chromosome 2R, RU_Dsub_v1.1 Primary Assembly, whole genome shotgun sequence encodes:
- the LOC119551339 gene encoding uncharacterized protein LOC119551339 isoform X8 yields the protein MTFTRLKTLSLLVCALLALSFPGYVNGATNNNSKKGSQPVAPIEPEAVIEEVNAKQLEKLLADKDYVAVFWYARSCVTCDKVLAELEKIDDDTDSFGVDFVKINDKRLAKQYGIKNFPALTYFREKEPIIYDGDLMDEEGVLDFLTSLEAMDLPDRIEEVNSKILQKIIEDTDFVAVLFYDKDQKKSQKILAELENIDDECDQNDIAFVKIDDDKEAKEWGIDEIPSIVLFERGIPHIYEGDLMKEDELLGWLVHQKRYSEIPEVTDEMKDKLVENTEHLAVIFYDKDDKQDMRILNELENIDDELEKEGIVIVRIDNAAEAKEYGLDHLPALIYFENKIPALYEGDLMNEDEVLEWLLVQKKTATIEEVTDEILVNLINEHEYVVVFFTGPCEPGETCDHTLNALESIDDELDEAGIIFVTTEDTGVAKKYNVKTYPRLVFFRNRDPLHFTGDLDDEDEVLAWITDDETLEIPGKIEEVNVKMLDKILAENDHVVVFFYAEGDKKAQKILNELENIDDECEEKDIDFVKTSDDDIDKEYDLPGLPALAFYRHKFRTIYTGDLMKEEEILEWVIDLHESTADVIESVDRKTLQVLINDVEHLAVFFYDDECESCSDILEELENIDDDTDKHGIQFVKSNDVKLAHEIGIFAFPALVYYETGVPIMYDGNIASNQDVFNWILEQKADQSIQLINRDQLFEYIGTKDFLAVVFYKEDDPDSPRVLRHIELIDDEAAEYGIYIVKMHDKLMAKKYGYRNPPGLTYFRKGKYINYDGDIDDEEEVLDWLTSPANMEMTDHIEQVNRKMFEKIRKNSDYVAVIFYSDECKQCPRVLAEVEHIDDEADKAGIDFVKIDDKQMAKEYGVFALPAIVFFKPTSKEPVIYAGDLYEEEQILTWLITQKDPSGDVIEDLEGERLVHLIEESGSIAVYFYADGCEQCTKVLEELENIDDDCDKHGITFVKTRDFSVADGYGVHEYPALVYFEGGIPNVFEGELSEEEEVLQWLITQKTEDRIELITRQMLETMVEETQYLAVYFYKINCNICDQILEGLELIDDECDVFGIHMVKIQDPQLAKRYSIKTFPALVYFRNGNPLLFEGDLQNEQSVLEWLIDDDNRELADEIEEVNERMLDRLMAESTLLVVFFYDDDCAECEEILEELEEIDGEADMFGIDFVKIASMQAAKTYEIVNIPSLVYFRKQVPVLYDGDLHQHDKVITWLTSQDVFEIKNEIEEVNRKMLDKLLEENEFLAVFFYEHNQPDSTAALEKLENIDSETDNLDITFVKMADSRYAKKWGVTKLPAMVYFRRRFPSIYRGDLLSEDEVLEWLRKNRFRQPELNIFMYALIALAVAFVIYTAFLLQCFKPAPPPPVQHPKQS from the exons ATGACTTTCACTCGCCTCAAGACTCTTTCGCTGCTCGTGTGCGCTCTGCTGGCACTGAGTTTTCCCGGATATGTGAACGGCGctaccaacaacaacagcaagaAGGGCTCGCAGCCAGTGGCGCCCATCGAACCGGAAGCCGTCATCGAGGAGGTCAATGCCAAGCAGCTGGAGAAGCTCCTGGCCGACAAGGATTACGTGGCCGTCTTCTGGT ATGCGCGTAGCTGCGTGACCTGTGATAAGGTTTTAGCGGAACTCGAGAAAATCGACGATGACACCGACTCCTTCGGTGTGGACTTTGTGAAAATCAACGACAAACGACTAGCCAAACAGTATGGCATCAAGAACTTCCCCGCCCTCACCTACTTCAG GGAAAAGGAGCCTATCATCTACGATGGCGACCTCATGGACGAGGAGGGCGTGCTCGACTTCCTCACCTCGCTGGAGGCCATGGATCTGCCCGATCGCATCGAGGAGGTCAATTCCAAGATTTTGCAGAAGATCATCGAGGACACCGACTTTGTAGCCGTTCTATTCT ACGACAAAGACCAAAAGAAATCACAGAAAATCCTCGCAGAATTGGAAAACATTGACGATGAGTGCGATCAGAATGATATTGCCTTTGTCAAGATCGATGATGACAAGGAGGCCAAAGAATGGGGTATCGATGAGATACCATCGATTGTACTCTTTGAACGTGGAATTCCACACATCTACGAGGGTGATCTGATGAAAGAGGATGAGCTGCTTGGCTGGTTGGTGCACCAGAAGCGCTATTCCGAAATTCCCGAAGTCACCGACGAGATGAAGGACAAACTGGTCGAGAACACCGAGCACTTGGCGGTTATCTTCT ACGACAAGGACGATAAGCAGGATATGCGCATCCTGAACGAACTGGAAAACATCGACGATGAGCTGGAGAAGGAGGGTATTGTCATCGTGCGTATCGATAATGCCGCCGAAGCCAAGGAATATGGTCTCGACCATTTGCCCGCCCTCATCTACTTCGAGAACAAGATCCCCGCCCTCTACGAAGGCGATCTGATGAACGAGGATGAGGTTCTGGAGTGGCTGCTGGTGCAGAAGAAGACGGCTACCATCGAGGAGGTCACCGATGAGATCCTGGTCAACCTGATCAACGAGCACGAATATGTCGTTGTCTTCTTCACCGGTCCCTGCGAACCCGGCGAGACCTGCGACCACACTCTGAACGCCCTGGAAAGCATCGACGACGAGTTGGACGAGGCTGGCATCATTTTTGTTACCACAGAAGATACGGGTGTCGCCAAGAAGTACAATGTCAAGACCTATCCACGCCTGGTGTTCTTCAGGAACCGTGATCCTTTGCACTTTACCGGAGACCTGGACGACGAAGACGAAGTGTTGGCCTGGATTACCGACGACGAAACCCTCGAAATTCCCGGAAAAATCGAGGAGGTCAATGTGAAGATGTTGGATAAGATCTTGGCTGAAAACGATCACGTTGTCGTGTTCTTCt ATGCTGAGGGCGATAAGAAGGCCCAGAAGATCCTTAACGAGCTGGAGAACATCGATGACGAGTGCGAGGAAAAAGACATTGACTTTGTAAAGACATCCGACGATGATATTGATAAGGAATACGATCTGCCCGGTCTGCCGGCACTTGCATTTTATAGACATAAGTTTAGAACAATTTACACCG gTGACCTGATGAAGGAAGAGGAAATTCTTGAGTGGGTTATTGACTTGCACGAGTCTACAGCTGATGTCATTGAATCTGTCGATCGTAAGACCCTGCAAGTTTTGATCAACGATGTTGAGCACCTGGCTGTGTTCTTCT ATGACGATGAATGCGAATCGTGTTCTGATATCTTGGAGGAACTGGAAAACATCGACGATGACACCGATAAGCACGGAATACAGTTTGTCAAATCAAATGACGTTAAGCTGGCCCATGAAATTGGCATTTTCGCATTCCCAGCTTTGGTCTACTACGAGACCGGCGTCCCGATTATGTATGATG GTAATATTGCAAGCAATCAGGACGTCTTCAACTGGATCCTCGAACAGAAGGCCGACCAAAGCATTCAGCTAATTAATCGTGATCAACTCTTCGAGTATATAGGCACCAAAGACTTTTTAGCGGTTGTTTTTT ACAAAGAAGATGATCCCGACTCGCCACGAGTGCTACGGCACATCGAACTAATCGACGATGAGGCTGCCgaatatggcatttatatagTGAAAATGCACGACAAACTGATGGCCAAGAAGTACGGATACAGGAATCCCCCGGGCCTGACCTATTTCCGGAAGGGCAAGTACATCAACTACGATGGCGACATcgacgacgaggaggaggTACTCGACTGGCTGACCAGTCCGGCCAACATGGAGATGACCGACCACATCGAGCAGGTCAACCGCAAGATGTTCGAGAAGATCCGCAAGAACTCCGACTACGTGGCGGTGATCTTCT ATAGCGATGAGTGCAAGCAGTGTCCTCGCGTCCTTGCCGAGGTGGAGCACATAGACGACGAGGCGGACAAGGCGGGCATCGACTTTGTCAAGATCGACGACAAGCAGATGGCCAAGGAGTACGGGGTGTTTGCCCTGCCTGCCATTGTCTTCTTCAAGCCCACATCCAAGGAGCCAGTCATTTACGCCG GTGATCTTTACGAAGAAGAACAGATCCTTACTTGGCTGATCACGCAAAAGGATCCAAGTGGAGATGTTATCGAAGATCTCGAAGGCGAAAGACTCGTTCACCTGATCGAAGAGTCTGGCTCCATAGCCGTGTACTTTT ATGCGGATGGCTGTGAGCAGTGCACCAAGGTTCTTGAGGAGCTGGAAAACATCGATGACGACTGCGATAAGCATGGCATTACCTTCGTGAAGACCAGGGACTTCTCCGTGGCCGATGGTTATGGTGTGCATGAGTATCCTGCTTTAGTCTACTTCGAGGGAGGAATACCCAACGTCTTCGAGG GTGAACTTAGCGAAGAGGAGGAGGTGCTGCAGTGGCTCATCACACAGAAGACCGAAGATCGCATCGAGCTCATCACTCGCCAAATGCTCGAGACCATGGTGGAGGAGACCCAGTACCTAGCCGTGTACTTCT ACAAAATCAACTGCAACATATGCGACCAGATATTAGAGGGACTGGAACTGATCGATGACGAATGCGATGTGTTCGGAATTCATATGGTCAAGATACAAGATCCCCAGCTGGCCAAGCGTTATTCGATTAAGACCTTCCCGGCTTTGGTTTATTTCAG AAACGGAAATCCCTTGTTATTTGAGGGAGACCTGCAAAACGAGCAGTCTGTATTGGAATGGCTTATCGATGATGACAACCGTGAGTTGGCCGATGAAATCGAGGAGGTCAACGAGCGCATGTTGGATCGTCTAATGGCCGAGTCCACCCTGTTAGTGGTTTTCTTTT ATGACGATGACTGTGCTGAGTGCGAAGAGATTTTGGAAGAGCTGGAGGAGATTGATGGCGAAGCCGATATGTTTGGCATTGATTTTGTAAAGATTGCTAGTATGCAGGCAGCCAAAACATACGAAATTGTCAATATACCTTCCCTGGTATATTTCCG aaaacAAGTGCCTGTCCTCTATGATGGAGATTTGCACCAACACGATAAGGTTATTACTTGGCTGACGTCCCAAGATGTATTCGAAATCAAAAACGAAATAGAAGAAGTTAACCGCAAAATGCTTGACAAACTACTGGAAGAGAACGAGTTCTTGGCCGTGTTCTTCT ATGAACACAATCAGCCGGACAGTACTGCAGCTCTGGAGAAACTCGAAAACATTGACAGCGAGACAGACAATTTGGATATTACATTTGTAAAGATGGCCGACTCACGGTATGCCAAGAAATGGGGCGTCACCAAGCTGCCAGCAATGGTCTACTTCCGCCGACGCTTCCCTAGCATCTATAGGG GTGACCTTCTATCCGAGGACGAGGTGCTGGAGTGGCTGCGCAAGAACCGCTTCCGCCAACCCGAGCTGAACATCTTTATGTACGCCCTGATCGCCCTGGCGGTGGCCTTTGTGATCTATACAGCCTTCCTGCTGCAGTGCTTCAAGCCGGCGCCACCACCTCCTGTCCAGCACCCCAAGCAGTCGTGA
- the LOC119551339 gene encoding protein PFC0760c isoform X12 → MTFTRLKTLSLLVCALLALSFPGYVNGATNNNSKKGSQPVAPIEPEAVIEEVNAKQLEKLLADKDYVAVFWYARSCVTCDKVLAELEKIDDDTDSFGVDFVKINDKRLAKQYGIKNFPALTYFREKEPIIYDGDLMDEEGVLDFLTSLEAMDLPDRIEEVNSKILQKIIEDTDFVAVLFYDKDQKKSQKILAELENIDDECDQNDIAFVKIDDDKEAKEWGIDEIPSIVLFERGIPHIYEGDLMKEDELLGWLVHQKRYSEIPEVTDEMKDKLVENTEHLAVIFYDKDDKQDMRILNELENIDDELEKEGIVIVRIDNAAEAKEYGLDHLPALIYFENKIPALYEGDLMNEDEVLEWLLVQKKTATIEEVTDEILVNLINEHEYVVVFFTGPCEPGETCDHTLNALESIDDELDEAGIIFVTTEDTGVAKKYNVKTYPRLVFFRNRDPLHFTGDLDDEDEVLAWITDDETLEIPGKIEEVNVKMLDKILAENDHVVVFFYAEGDKKAQKILNELENIDDECEEKDIDFVKTSDDDIDKEYDLPGLPALAFYRHKFRTIYTGDLMKEEEILEWVIDLHESTADVIESVDRKTLQVLINDVEHLAVFFYDDECESCSDILEELENIDDDTDKHGIQFVKSNDVKLAHEIGIFAFPALVYYETGVPIMYDGNLKNENRVLQWLVNQKSNDDDGSDEKIVKLRYPKENDEDKREKLKRLQSSIRNERLRQKKLLVKNGDEDEEDETGEKGTDKDDEDDEDDDNGEDEDDEDEDDNNGDDEDEDDEEDNNGDDEDEDDEDDEDNNGDDKDDDDNNGNDEDEDDEDNNKDEDDDEDNNEDDEEDEDDNNEDDEDEDDEEDNNGDDEDEDDEEDNNGDDEDEDDNNGDDEDEDDEDNNGDDEDDEDDNNNGDDEDDDDEEDKNGDDEDDEEDNNGDDEDDEDDDNKGDDEDDDDEEDKNGEDDEEDTDGDDKDLDGDDEDDDEDDDEEEDIKSKPKYRHTAKGRTIHRLADLCSGRLIDEIDDECFYVGLGHDGHSAKRGNNFVPNDYKPFQCCPTKLEKSTKVPKMTAQRIGHSEGDQGKRPIGGGNFQFAGSASKSSGKPVASKKQTKAPAPKDSEEDDDEEKPLVKVSYANKRSGGSNKPQAGKKVVAKDNNDEESQEVEKAAKQKSSKKSGKLNVKTGINFFQNRLKNLYDIIFQDISLWE, encoded by the exons ATGACTTTCACTCGCCTCAAGACTCTTTCGCTGCTCGTGTGCGCTCTGCTGGCACTGAGTTTTCCCGGATATGTGAACGGCGctaccaacaacaacagcaagaAGGGCTCGCAGCCAGTGGCGCCCATCGAACCGGAAGCCGTCATCGAGGAGGTCAATGCCAAGCAGCTGGAGAAGCTCCTGGCCGACAAGGATTACGTGGCCGTCTTCTGGT ATGCGCGTAGCTGCGTGACCTGTGATAAGGTTTTAGCGGAACTCGAGAAAATCGACGATGACACCGACTCCTTCGGTGTGGACTTTGTGAAAATCAACGACAAACGACTAGCCAAACAGTATGGCATCAAGAACTTCCCCGCCCTCACCTACTTCAG GGAAAAGGAGCCTATCATCTACGATGGCGACCTCATGGACGAGGAGGGCGTGCTCGACTTCCTCACCTCGCTGGAGGCCATGGATCTGCCCGATCGCATCGAGGAGGTCAATTCCAAGATTTTGCAGAAGATCATCGAGGACACCGACTTTGTAGCCGTTCTATTCT ACGACAAAGACCAAAAGAAATCACAGAAAATCCTCGCAGAATTGGAAAACATTGACGATGAGTGCGATCAGAATGATATTGCCTTTGTCAAGATCGATGATGACAAGGAGGCCAAAGAATGGGGTATCGATGAGATACCATCGATTGTACTCTTTGAACGTGGAATTCCACACATCTACGAGGGTGATCTGATGAAAGAGGATGAGCTGCTTGGCTGGTTGGTGCACCAGAAGCGCTATTCCGAAATTCCCGAAGTCACCGACGAGATGAAGGACAAACTGGTCGAGAACACCGAGCACTTGGCGGTTATCTTCT ACGACAAGGACGATAAGCAGGATATGCGCATCCTGAACGAACTGGAAAACATCGACGATGAGCTGGAGAAGGAGGGTATTGTCATCGTGCGTATCGATAATGCCGCCGAAGCCAAGGAATATGGTCTCGACCATTTGCCCGCCCTCATCTACTTCGAGAACAAGATCCCCGCCCTCTACGAAGGCGATCTGATGAACGAGGATGAGGTTCTGGAGTGGCTGCTGGTGCAGAAGAAGACGGCTACCATCGAGGAGGTCACCGATGAGATCCTGGTCAACCTGATCAACGAGCACGAATATGTCGTTGTCTTCTTCACCGGTCCCTGCGAACCCGGCGAGACCTGCGACCACACTCTGAACGCCCTGGAAAGCATCGACGACGAGTTGGACGAGGCTGGCATCATTTTTGTTACCACAGAAGATACGGGTGTCGCCAAGAAGTACAATGTCAAGACCTATCCACGCCTGGTGTTCTTCAGGAACCGTGATCCTTTGCACTTTACCGGAGACCTGGACGACGAAGACGAAGTGTTGGCCTGGATTACCGACGACGAAACCCTCGAAATTCCCGGAAAAATCGAGGAGGTCAATGTGAAGATGTTGGATAAGATCTTGGCTGAAAACGATCACGTTGTCGTGTTCTTCt ATGCTGAGGGCGATAAGAAGGCCCAGAAGATCCTTAACGAGCTGGAGAACATCGATGACGAGTGCGAGGAAAAAGACATTGACTTTGTAAAGACATCCGACGATGATATTGATAAGGAATACGATCTGCCCGGTCTGCCGGCACTTGCATTTTATAGACATAAGTTTAGAACAATTTACACCG gTGACCTGATGAAGGAAGAGGAAATTCTTGAGTGGGTTATTGACTTGCACGAGTCTACAGCTGATGTCATTGAATCTGTCGATCGTAAGACCCTGCAAGTTTTGATCAACGATGTTGAGCACCTGGCTGTGTTCTTCT ATGACGATGAATGCGAATCGTGTTCTGATATCTTGGAGGAACTGGAAAACATCGACGATGACACCGATAAGCACGGAATACAGTTTGTCAAATCAAATGACGTTAAGCTGGCCCATGAAATTGGCATTTTCGCATTCCCAGCTTTGGTCTACTACGAGACCGGCGTCCCGATTATGTATGATG GTAATCTCAAAAATGAAAACCGTGTGCTGCAGTGGTTAGTCAATCAAAAGA GCAATGATGACGACGGAAGTGATGagaaaattgttaaattgcGCTATCCCAAAGAAAACGATGAGGATAAAagagaaaaattaaaacgtCTGCAGAGTTCGATACGAAATGAAAGATtacgacaaaaaaaattattggttAAAAATggggatgaggatgaggaggaTGAAACTGGGGAGAAGGGTACCGATAAGGACGATGAGGATGACGAAGACGATGATAATGGGGAAGACGAGGATGACGAAGACGAAGACGATAATAATGGGGACGACGAGGACGAAGATGACGAAGAAGATAATAATGGGGATgacgaggacgaggatgaCGAAGACGATGAAGATAATAATGGGGATGACAAGGACGATGATGATAATAATGGGAACGACGAGGACGAAGACGACGAAGATAATAATAAGGACGAAGATGATGACGAAGATAATAATGAAGACGATGAAGAAGACGAAGATGATAATAACGAGGACGACGAGGACGAAGATGATGAAGAAGATAATAACGGGGACGATGAGGACGAAGATGACGAAGAAGATAATAATGGTGACGATGAGGACGAAGATGATAATAATGGTGACGATGAGGACGAAGATGACGAAGATAATAATGGGGACGATGAGGATGACGAAGACGACAATAATAATGGGGACGACGAGGATGACGATGACGAAGAAGATAAAAATGGGGACGATGAAGATGATGAAGAAGATAATAACGGGGACGATGAGGATGACGAAGATGATGATAATAAAGGGGACGACGAGGACGACGATGACGAAGAAGATAAAAATGGGGAGGATGACGAGGAAGATACTGACGGAGACGATAAGGACTTAGATGGGGATGACGAAGATGATGACGAGGACGACGACGAAGAAGAAGATATTAAAAGTAAACCAAAATATAGGCACACGGCCAAGGGTCGAACGATACATCGTCTTGCTGACCTTTGCTCGGGTCGGCTTATAGATGAAATAG ATGACGAATGTTTCTATGTTGGATTGGGTCATGACGGCCATTCAGCTAAGCGCGGCAACAATTTCGTGCCCAACGATTACAAACCATTCCAATGCTGTCCAACCAAATTGGAGAAGTCAACGAAAGTTCCTAAGATGACGGCCCAGCGGATCGGACACAGCGAAGGTGACCAGGGCAAGCGTCCCATTGGCGGCGGTAACTTCCAGTTCGCCGGATCGGCATCCAAGTCCTCCGGCAAGCCGGTGGCATCCAAGAAGCAGACCAAGGCCCCAGCCCCCAAGGACTCCGAGGAGGACGATGATGAGGAGAAGCCCCTGGTCAAGGTGTCGTATGCCAACAAGCGATCCGGAGGAAGCAACAAGCCGCAGGCTGGCAAGAAGGTGGTGGCCAAGGACAACAACGACGAGGAGTCCCAGGAGGTGGAGAAGGCGGCCAAGCAGAAGTCGTCGAAGAAATCCGGCAAGCTGAATGTCAAAACCG GCATTAATTTTTTCCAAAATCGactaaaaaatttgtatgataTCATTTTTCAGGATATCTCTCTGTGGGAGTAA